The genomic window TAACAATGATCTCCCTATTAGTTATCTTTGAAATGAGTTTGATGGCTTCATGGCAGTCATTACAGACCCTAAGATTCTTAACCACACGAATTGTATCTTCTGGTCCTGTAGTTGTCAGGCAAAATGCAATGGCTAACTTTTCACTGTGATGCTCAAGCGAATGCTCCTTTTCTTCATCTTCTATATCAAATAACACCACTTCTGTTGTTGGGGTATAACCCACAGCTTTTAACTCCTTACCCAGTTCGTCAAGCTTTGCAATGATCTGTTCGGTGAGTGGATGAGACTTATCCCCCACGCGGAACTCATGAACTACACCTTTATGTTCAACCCAGCTACACCCAGGAGTCTTTTCAATCCCCTTTTCCTTCATAGTTATCCTAAGTTTTGCTGCATCATCCCATCTACCACTCGTGGAATAGATATTGGATAAAAGTACATAATTCCCAGAATTTCGCGGCTCTAATTGAATCAATTTCTTCAATACATACTCAGCCAACAGGGCATTTCGATGAATTTTACAACCACTCAGCAAAGCTCCCCAAACAACTGCATTTGCTTCCATAGGTATCTCCTTAATCAGCTGATGAGCTTCCTCCAATAAGCCAGCACGGCCAAGAAGATCAACCATACAACCATAGTGCTCAATTCTAGGGTTTATGAAGTAAACTCTCCTCATATTATCAAAGTGTCGCCGTCCATCTTCTACAAGACCCGTGTGAGTACAACTACAAAGAAGACCAATGAAAGTATTATCATTAGGTTGAATACCCAACTTCTCAATCTGCCCAAAAAGCCCAAATGAGATCATTCCGTGGCCTGTCATGGCAAGCCCAGAGATCATAGCATTCCAAACTATAAGATCCTTTTCTTTCATCTTCTGAAAAACTACCCAAGCATTAGTGGTGCTTCCACACTTAGCATACATATCGATCAACGCAGTACCCAACACAGGGTTTGTAAGAAATTCATCCATATCAATTAAAGCACTCACTTTGTGGCCCAATTCTAAAGCCCCTAATTGAGCACAAGAAGAAAGAACCGCAACAATGGTGTAGCAATCTGGCTTTATATTTGCATCTTGCATTTGGAAGAAGAGCTTTAGCGCTTCTTGAGGAAGTCCATTCGAAGCATACCCACCAATCATCGTGCTCCAAGAAACAACGTCCTTCTCGGCCATTTGATCAAATACATTCCGCGCGTGATCCATGCTCCCACATTTAGTGTACAAATCCACAAGAGAAGTAGCAATAAAGACATTATGATCCATTCCCTTCTGCTCTACAAATCTATGGATCCACTCCCCTGTTTTCAAATCCCCCAACTGTGAGCAAGCCGTCAAGACCCTAACTATCGTAAAGCTATCGGGCCTCAAATCCATCTCCAACGCCCGCCGAAACATACCCAGCGCCTCTTCCAACCTCCCATCCGCGATGTACCCGCTAATGATTGCGGTCCACGAAACGACATTTCTCACGGCCATTTCGTCGAACAGCTTCTGGGCATTATCCAAAAGGCCGCATTTTGCGTACAAGGAGACCAGGCTGGTCTTAACGAAGACATCAGAATCGAACCCGGATTTGACTATGTGGGTATGGATCCGTACGCCGGCGCCGAGGTCGACGAGGCGGGCGCACGCCTTGAGGACGAAGGGGAAGGTGAAGTGGTCGGGGGACGCGCCCGCGCGGCGCATGGAGGCGTACACGCGCACGGCATCGGCCATGTAGTCGGTGGCGACGAGGCCGCGGATGGTGGTGTTGTAATGGAAGAGGTTGGGAGGGGTTGGGGAGGCGAGGAGAAGGCGTAGGGCGTGGGAGGGATGTgaggaggcgaaggaggagcggaggaggaggttgAGGAGGAGGGGCTCGCgggggaggaggtggaggcGAAGGAGGCGCCCGTGGAGTAGCTTGAGGGCGCGGAGGGGGTGGCGCCCATGGAGGAGGAGGCGCTTGGAGGAGGTTGACATGCTCCCGCCATGGGAGAGCTTAAGCTCGAGCTTTGTCCGTGTTATTAAGGTTTTAGATGGCCCATACATTAGCCCAATTGGATATAAATGGGCTACGTAATATATGGGTTAGATTTGGCCCAACTAATAGATTGTTCggctttctcaaaaaaaaaaaaaaaaaaaaaaatgttcggCCTAAGCAACCTTTTCTAGACCAGGGCCACTTCTTCTTCGAGATAGCATAAATTGTTTTgttttaatagtatattatttgtttcgtttatttttataaaaaataaatctaactaaaaaaataaagtaattaacttTTGAATTTGTAACTTTGGTTACCAATCATACCGATCATTAAAACTTTTGCCACTCAGTATGGTTGgtagaataaatttttattaacaaAGCACGTGAAGAAAACATGTTTcgttattaataaaatttgtgaATATGCGAATGCATTTGATTTTACCATTGTTTACATGTTAGAATAATATTGTACTTAAAATAATCTTGCAACAATATACGAATTTTTCTAGCATAGGGGCATGATTCAAGAGATCAATGATGATATCAACTTAAAAtatcaacttaaaattacaTAGTTTGTAAGCTATTGTAGGATATTATTTCTGATCTTTCAAATCATGCGTGCTTATTTTCCTGTGAATCGTGCGTTTTGCTGGTACAATTTGGCCACGTATGTCTTATTGTACACGGGACGTCAAGAATGTAcaaaaatgcaaaaaggaaTCAAACTCTGACCGTTAATCTAAAATTGTTCTGATCTAACAGCTAATCAGATGCTGCCACGTAGCTTAGTTTGTTACCATTTTCAACAGCGTATTCATCGGTTTGGTGCTCAGCTGCTAAACTAATCCATCATCCGCTGCGCCGCAGCCTTGTTGTTTCCGAGCTGGAACGCTCTACTTCCACAAATAAAACACGACTCGATACATCATTGTACCCTGGCTACATTAACTCTTAACCTGGCCCGTATTCCCGTCCACGTACACGTCAATCATTCCACCGCATTCCCGGTCGTTCCACACTCGCACGTTCCCGTCCGACCGAATTACCGCAACTACCCTCGTCCGTATTCGTTTCGCCGCCCTCGTCCCATCGTATCTTGaggttatttttgtaatttcgCGACAAAAGTCTCTTTCGGAGGGGCCGATTTAAGCGATCGGAATCGCCCCCCAAAAACGACGTCTCCTCCCTCCCCGCTCCGCTCGATCGCGTCCGAATCCGTGGAGATGAAGTCGCCGGCGaagggcggcgccgccgccgccgcctcctccaccgTGACGGATCCGCTCCTCCCGGAATACGCGGCggagagcggaggcggaggaggggcgTCGGTGTCGGGGGCGGTGTTCAACGTGTCGACGAGCATCGTGGGGGCGGGGATCATGTCGATCCCCGCGGCGATGCGGGTGCTCGGGGTGGGGCCCGCCCTAGCCCTCatcgccgccgtcgccttccTCTCCGACGCCTCCGTGGAGTTCCTGATGCGCTACACGGGCTGGTCCTCGGGGGCCCCCTCCTACGCCGGGCTCATGGGCGAGGCCTTCGgccgcgccggcgccgccgtgCTCAACCTCTGCATCGCCGTCACCACCGCCGGAACCCTAATCGTCTTCCTCATCATCATCGGTACGTACCCTCCCCTCAACCCCCTACTTGAAGATTCGTGCCAGCTGTAATGCAAGCATCACCGTTCGACTGATATGGGGGCCGCGTTGCAGGGGACGTTTTGTCGGGGAGCGTGTCTGGAGGGGAGACGCATGCGGGGGTGCTGCAGGAGTGGTTCGGCGAGCAGTGGTGGAACGGGCGGGAGGTGGCGCTGCTGTTCATCGTCGTGTTCGTTCTGCTTCCCCTCGTGCTCCCCAAACGCGTCGGTGAGTGTCCCTTCCTCTTCGGCTCCGATTTGGTTCATGCGTAACTTACATTAATGATCCTTAAACTAACTATTACATGGATTTTTAGTACCTTGTCCAGTTTCAGTGCGTAAATTCATTtaatagggtactaaaataaaataatttgacgTGATTCgaactcaaaattttctattaggATGTTATGTTAAATTATACGAACCAACCataccttttttttaacttaagcTGACATATCAtattgtttaaatatttttatattaatatattatttatcattttacgTACGTTATtctagacaaaaaaaaagaaagaaattgtttgtttttattatgCTCCACTGATACTTTGAacattaaaaatgaaaatttaactgAACAGTTGGGGGACCATTCTTGTAATTTAGTGGGTCGGATTGAATAGGCATTACTGGAATAAGTTGATAATGGCAAGTGGAGCCATTAATTTCAGATAAACTGGTTGCCTAATGAATGGGTTGCAGTAACCAAATTAACCGAGTGAGAGCTTTGTAAATTAGTACGTCCGCATCATACAATTTGAATAGAAACTCATGCAGTTTTCTAACATCtaatctaaaattattaaacGCCAAATTGAAAATTTCTCGGGTTTTTGCATTTAGGAACCGTTCGGTTTGATGTAATTACAAATACAGTGTAGTTGAGGATACATGCAATTAAAAACACAGCAGTTCTAATTTTATGTATcttgtttggtttgatataatagaaaatgctgtaattataaataatttgtttggttgcatgcagttgagaaacaatttttaaaattttattattatatatatatatgattgtgagAATACCTccaatgtgaaaaaaaaaaatattttttaaaaaaaaataattaaggagaTGAGTATaccttttgtttaaagttactctctctctaactgttgcagttggaactgcggccaatttggaCATAATTTtaactgctgtagttggacCTCCTTCTGCAATTTCTACTGCTGCAGTTGAAGTTAAATATGTTAAACCAAACGCTGAATTTGTATTTGTATGCAGTTGCAACAGCAGTACAGTtgtaactacatgcaaccaaacggctCATTATTGGAGAACGTGGCGTGTCGTATGCGTAGCATGCGCATCATATGTGCACGTTAATTAAGATCGTGAGCGAATAGGATGACTGGTAAACAAACAGGCTTGGTCCTGGCAAATTTGGGATTAGAGATGCATCCGGGGTTTGgggttggtggttggtattcgagacccgagttcgaatcttaattgattcacatttctagttaagtttatttttaaatgaaataaacgaatcgggtaaaatgctacctttctctctcttaaaaataAAGAGATGCATCCTGGGTCTCGTCCCAGTTAACTTATCCTTCTATTATtgtgctttaaaaaaaaattgcttctaATGTCAAGATTTTCCTGACTCTGATATAATACTATCTGAAAAGTTGGAACCTGAACTTCCTAAATTTTTTAGTTCTTTGATAACAATCAACTATTCAGATATTCCATGTAGGAATTCTCATGCGATCATGCGCAACTAAATCTTGTCATCTTACACAAGATTAAGTACatttatatctttttaaattgaaattacaATAATTGTTTTTGGTTTATTCTCGAAAATTACATGTGACTCAAGAAAATTGGCTTATCACGAATTTTATGTCAATATTTGTGGCAAATTTgtttattatataatacataatttGCATTTAAGCCGTTTGGAACATGCCTTATTGGAGTGCAACGAAATGCTGTAAGATGTGGAAGCAAATCGGGTACAATCCTGTgcgcaggaggaggaattctatactgtcacacttacaccacatcatcaataacaagccaatcacatttcttctttttaaacaaaagtacaataaaaatatttttttacaatcaagaTGGGACATATACTTTTAAAATGAAacatttgattgatttattatgccacgtcatcaatatatctgttgcattctaaaatttttcgcGCAAGAGGGTGTAGGGAAACTCCCATAAACAGACGGTGCAGAATTTTCCTATGCACTTTATTGTAAACTTGTGAAACATCCTCCCCGTGTCATCCATTTTAGGACTCGAGTGCAACTTTGTTTTGTGCACGAGCATGAGATGTCaaatgtttttctatttaaatttggcTGGTGATGTCCAGTCCAAATTTGGAAAACGGCTTTTGTGGCGCACAATACATTGTTTCGTTTGTTTCTCGAGCGTTGGTCACATGCCTGCATCTCGTCGGCTAAAAGCATATGAGTCATGACTAACTACAAATAGCAGCAATCTCATGCCGACTATTTCTAACACAAGTGGTGAAGAgtttaataattagtatttgAGATTCCGGATTTGAAGCATAGTGCTTCATATTTATCtatgtttattttaaaaataaaaaaaataaataggtagcATGTTAACCATTTGAAATAAACCAAGTTACATTGTTATTATCACACGATAAGTTACTGTTTTGACTAGCCCATTGGGCCCAAACTTTTGTGCTCTCTCGCCCTTACTACGGGCCTCCTACTGGGCCGGCCTGGTTACTAAGGCTACCGAATAAAGGCTCTCTCCGGTGCAGGCTCTTTATTCTCTTTGTTTAGTTTACCATGGAATCAGAATCACAATTTTGCAttactcaattttttaaattaagagAAGAACACAACTCATAGCATAAACAAGCTTTGCATAATTCAATTCTTACCATGTGGTGACATAAAAAAATGTTGCAGACTCACTGAGGTTCACATCGGCGGTATCGATCCTACTCGCGGCGGTGTTTATGTGCATAAGTCTGGGAATAGCTATCTCTGCGCTTATTCACGGCACAGCGAAGATGCCGCGGCTGTTCCCGGATTTCGCAAACTTATCATCCGTCTTTGAGCTATTCACTGCAGTTCCGGTTGTCGTCGTCGCCTTCACTTTCCACTTCAACGGTAAGCCTCATGATCTAACTCTTTAAGTGTGGAATTTGAAACCTGATGGAATTGAACTCATCACTCTTTAGCTAAATATCAAACTGCAGCTTATTCAAACACTAATAGGCTTATTTTGTAACGTTGATATTCCGAAAGCTGGGTTTAATATTTGCCGGAGAAAATACATTATATCTAATTATAGTTTAGAATTTGTTAATTTTCGGATCAGTCAATAATAAAATTGCTTTGGCAAATCAACTAAGCCTTGACACATATCTTATTTTATAAGACATTGgaggaataaatttttttattgaacaTGTTGGAAGTGTAGTGAAAACTTATGAACTGTATAGTTAACGTAGTATTCAGGAATGTTAAAACTAACATTGTGAACTCAAATTGCAGTGCACCCGATCCGCGCGGAGTTGGAGAAGGCGTCGGACATGGCGACGGCGGTGCGCGTGTCGCTGCTGCTCTGCTCGGCGCTCTACTCCGCCGTGGGCCTGCTGGGCTACCTCCTCTTCGGCGACGCCACCATGCCCGACGTCCTCTCCAACTTCGACCGCTCTGTCTCCGGCTCTGGCTCCCCCCTCGACCGCGCCCTCAACGACGCCGTCCGCCTCAGCTACGCCCTCCACTTAATCCTCGTCTTCCCCCTCCTCCACTTCTCCCTCCGCCTCAACGTCGATGAGCTGCTCTTCGCGCGCCTGCGGGCTCGCCGGCCTCTCCGGTCGGATAACGTGCGCTTCGCGGCGGTCACCGGGTGCCTGCTGGGGCTTCTCTACGTCGCCGCGGTCGCGATACCGGATGTCTGGGCGCTGTTCCAGTTCTTCGGCTCGACCACCGCCGTCTGCATCTCGTTGATCTTCCCCGGCGCCATTGTGTTGAGGTATAGCATATGAACCTACTCATTCTTTCATTGTGGTGGTAGGAGTATCTGGGACCTGGTTCGTCTCGCTTTTGCTTTTCAGCAGCTGCTGTAgtaacttttttaaaaactgATTGACAAATAAAATTCAGCGGCCGCTGTAgtaacttttttaaaaactgattgacaaataaaaaataatcctaCTTTTATTGTAGAGAAAAACTAATAAAAGAATTCaataaagtatttttctaaatacCACTGTCCAATTAGgcttttttttaagagagagataagcatgctattcgtttcgtttattttatttaaaaataagcttagctggaaatatgaatcaactagaattcgaacttgaaacctcaaGTATCAAACAttaagctctttgccacttgctctaaagACAATTGATTGAGAATTGTGTTTCATTTAGGGGTAATTTGGTTTCCtagttgaaaaaaatatttttcttcattaaggtttttaaaaattagttttataatttttttatattttatggaaaagttttttttatgttttcaattatagaaaatatatttttcatggattttttttttgaaaaatagctTTTCATGATTATCCAAAAAATCGAAGGGCCCCTTATCTTCTTTATTCccaatactatatattatgtgGGACGGATTTGGGCCATCAACTCAGCAATGGATAAAGCTTTAGACTTAATACTTCTGTTATGATAgcacctgaaaaaaaaaaacttacagtTGTTAAAAGGACagattcttttatttatatgcaATATAATGGGtcctaattttgtaaaaaaagaaTGGGCCGTAATTGTGTAGATCAGGTATTTAGGGCCTGGGCCATGATTGACCAGATTCGTTGAGGCAATACGTCAAATGGGTCAAAAGCGACCTGGTTGGCACGGCCCAGCCCAGTATCTTAGTTAGAGTAGAGCTTCAAGAAGCGCTAATAGCTTTTTCACTAAAATCTCGTCAAAAACCTTCTACTGCGCAAGAAGCTGCAGTTTCGGCAAAAGCTTTAGACATATCGTTTGCCAAACAGACACTTAGATAGCTAACAAAAGGTTCTGATGCATTTTACAGGGACGTACATGGCATAGCCAAAAGAAGAGACAAGGTATTGGCAGCTACTATGATAGCTTTGGCTGTGATAACAAGCTCCATTGCTATTGCCTCCAATATTATTAGCTCCTTTGGGGGCAAAGCTAGTGCCGATCACGCAGCTCAATGAGTCCCTGTAAATGTTCATCCATAGTCAACCCATCCATATATCAGAGTGGTAAGATCGAAGATCGACCAAAAGTCGTTTAGTTACTGTAATGTGATTATTTATTAGTTCCCTTATTGTTGTTAGAGAGATGATGATGAGATGCGTGTTCGAGACACATCTTCGAGTACGAAATGTAGCATGCTTGTGTATCAGATTTAGAGTGACGAGCCATCTTTGTGTATATTAATCTTTTGTTCCTAAATTCTTCTTTTGAATGATGTGAAATTCGGTTCCATTGGCCAACCTGAACATATATATTGGATCTTTATTTCTTTGTGTGATCTCTAAATGCCGTAAATTTGCAGCAAACTCTGATTCACACCTTTTGGATGTATTACAGCAGTGAATTTATTCTGCTTTATTATTACAATTGAATTACTTGCCTACATCCCGACTGAGAAAATGTCTGCTGTTGTTCTGATCAACAATGTGTGTAGTCAATTGCGGGTACGAGATACCATCTCAATATTTCCAACACGTCTCCTTTGCGGGACTAATGACAGAGACCGTCGACAAAGACGTTGCAGGAAAACACAGGCTTAAGAGTTTAATCATTCTTCTGttcccttctttctttctttctttttatctaTCAATTTGAACCACTCCTTGGTGATTCTGCAAAGGTGGGAAAGCTAAATAAGTTGCGTAGAAGTTTCACTTCAAGAGCTTCTACTCACCAACCATGTTACTGTCGAACGAATACTCTATACTGTTTTTCTTCTGTTCAGGAATAATAGGAATGCTTGCCATGTGGATATAGTACTATTTTTCTTCTGGTAAGGAATGAAAGGAACGTTCACCAAATGGATGCTTCCTGAAGTTTTACGTGGATAGTTAAGACTCATTCTATCCAAGTCATTTAGATTTTGCACGATTACTGTTATCATCTTTCTCTTCTTACTATCAACTTTAAATCTGATTGGCTTTACAAATTCATTTTTTGTAGGAGGTTTGAATCATTCTTATTATTGCTTCCAGATATTCCGTTCAACAATATGCAGGTTGACTACTGGTGAGATAGGTAACGAATCTTTTACTACTATAGCTAGCAGCATATTAGCAGTAACTCTCAAATCTGTTAGATCATTAGGCATTCGCAAAGTTAACTTATAAGATGATACATATTTCTTTGCTGAAATGACAGCTTAACAAGAAAATGAGTATTGCTGTACCTGTCGACAGATTTTGAGTATCTCGATACAAATGGATGATGGATCTAACTCATAGGTAAGTCAGAAGTTGTGATAATATCAGGTGCTGCGATGAGTCACGACGTTGAGTAATTGGTACAACATTGTGAGCAGTACGTTTACTGTTTTTATGTATAATTTGTCGCTTACCATCAAGCTATTGCCATAACGGGGCAAACCGCACAACTCATTGAGATTCCAAGCTTGCCTTGTGAAACATTAATCCAAATCAGTGGCCAGGCAAGATGGGGACTATTCACTCACCCACACAATCTCAAGTCTACTTTCTTGCCTAAGGAGGTGTGATATTTCGAGCAACATCTTGGCCGAAAGCCATAGTTGGTTTTCTTTCGATGCTTTTCTCTCAAGGCTAACTTTCCTTCCAACCACTCAGCAACTTAACAAAGATTGCTAGTGTGCCTGTAAGTTGGTGCCCATCACTCGGTAACTTAGTCACGAATTTTAAGAATTCAGGATTACTCTGCATCGTTTAAAAGTTCAATATctgataaaaatttgataatttggaAAGAGTGGAAGCAAGTTTAGTTAACAAAAGTATGTGTTCAACATAAGAACATATAAAAGTAAACCATCTGATGTAATTATCTTATTCCATTTATTATGACAAGTAAAAAAGATTATATTTGATGGAGATATTTCCCTTAAACTGAATATTAGATGAACTTCTTAAATTATCTTCATAATACATAACTAATTCATGGTTTTCTTTATGATTGTTCAACAGTACATTAGTGAATGATTCAGAGAACTATTTGGCCAATCAAAACGGTGTGAATTATTCATGAATTTTTCAATTCTGGCACATAAATGATCTGGTATGCATAAAACCACCATGTATGTActcttgaatttattttttttcctcattcttgatattatacataaataaatgaTTTATGTTAGCTTTCTAAGATCAAATTCTGTCACATTTATGCAGTTGAGTTTATTGAAAGGTTATTGTATGCTGATAAACTATACCTTTCAACTGAAGGCATCTTTACCACAGTATAGATAAAGTAATATGGTGACAACCTCAATTTCCATTAGTGGTCCTAAACTTGGGTTGATATTGTGGTTATTTGTAGGTAGGGCCTTAGAGTCCTTCCGCGTGTCCGGTGGTGGGGGATAGCTTTTAATTGATCGATCGAGATCCATGATTCATTTATTTGACATGGACCACATAAACATTGAGCTAAGGTTGATGGTGGTCCTCAAAACATATATTCACTACTGTTCCTTTTTGTTTTAGTACACAGACGTGGACCGTCCATAATGCAGGTAGTAAGGGGCTTAATGGTTCCtactcgaggtcccaagtttgaagcctaattgcttcatattttcagctaagtttacttATGGGGGGAAAAAGAATCGAAgcaagtagcatgctatctttctctctctcaatttttttttaaaaaagtggaCCTTTGGTGTTTTTTCTTACTTGGTTACATGTTCCAGACTTTGCTTGGATCAAAAACCAGCTCTTGAGCTTCCTTCATCTTCACATT from Ananas comosus cultivar F153 linkage group 23, ASM154086v1, whole genome shotgun sequence includes these protein-coding regions:
- the LOC109728340 gene encoding putative pentatricopeptide repeat-containing protein At3g08820 codes for the protein MYGPSKTLITRTKLELKLSHGGSMSTSSKRLLLHGRHPLRALKLLHGRLLRLHLLPREPLLLNLLLRSSFASSHPSHALRLLLASPTPPNLFHYNTTIRGLVATDYMADAVRVYASMRRAGASPDHFTFPFVLKACARLVDLGAGVRIHTHIVKSGFDSDVFVKTSLVSLYAKCGLLDNAQKLFDEMAVRNVVSWTAIISGYIADGRLEEALGMFRRALEMDLRPDSFTIVRVLTACSQLGDLKTGEWIHRFVEQKGMDHNVFIATSLVDLYTKCGSMDHARNVFDQMAEKDVVSWSTMIGGYASNGLPQEALKLFFQMQDANIKPDCYTIVAVLSSCAQLGALELGHKVSALIDMDEFLTNPVLGTALIDMYAKCGSTTNAWVVFQKMKEKDLIVWNAMISGLAMTGHGMISFGLFGQIEKLGIQPNDNTFIGLLCSCTHTGLVEDGRRHFDNMRRVYFINPRIEHYGCMVDLLGRAGLLEEAHQLIKEIPMEANAVVWGALLSGCKIHRNALLAEYVLKKLIQLEPRNSGNYVLLSNIYSTSGRWDDAAKLRITMKEKGIEKTPGCSWVEHKGVVHEFRVGDKSHPLTEQIIAKLDELGKELKAVGYTPTTEVVLFDIEDEEKEHSLEHHSEKLAIAFCLTTTGPEDTIRVVKNLRVCNDCHEAIKLISKITNREIIVRDNNRFHCFKDGLCSCNDYW
- the LOC109728049 gene encoding probable sodium-coupled neutral amino acid transporter 6, translated to MKSPAKGGAAAAASSTVTDPLLPEYAAESGGGGGASVSGAVFNVSTSIVGAGIMSIPAAMRVLGVGPALALIAAVAFLSDASVEFLMRYTGWSSGAPSYAGLMGEAFGRAGAAVLNLCIAVTTAGTLIVFLIIIGDVLSGSVSGGETHAGVLQEWFGEQWWNGREVALLFIVVFVLLPLVLPKRVDSLRFTSAVSILLAAVFMCISLGIAISALIHGTAKMPRLFPDFANLSSVFELFTAVPVVVVAFTFHFNVHPIRAELEKASDMATAVRVSLLLCSALYSAVGLLGYLLFGDATMPDVLSNFDRSVSGSGSPLDRALNDAVRLSYALHLILVFPLLHFSLRLNVDELLFARLRARRPLRSDNVRFAAVTGCLLGLLYVAAVAIPDVWALFQFFGSTTAVCISLIFPGAIVLRDVHGIAKRRDKVLAATMIALAVITSSIAIASNIISSFGGKASADHAAQ